In Candidatus Cohnella colombiensis, one DNA window encodes the following:
- a CDS encoding M23 family metallopeptidase — protein MQLRINGYPISAGFGDIDSVHKIPHTGVDIAMPQGTPLYAIDDGVITKLDVIGDQSTYGRMVRLDTDSGPDVVYGHLSQVNVKIGDHVQAGDMLGLSGNTGHSTGPHLHLQVISDGTNMDPTQIVPAATDPGFWQSVMDQINGFSDWFIGKEAELIAKPAGNIFMSTVKHLFELVSVHSAEIITLGVCACAVGMMVGPIIGSGSKWMGRMFIVFWGGVIWRMVT, from the coding sequence GTGCAACTACGCATAAATGGCTATCCCATCTCAGCTGGGTTTGGTGACATTGACTCGGTTCACAAAATCCCTCATACAGGTGTAGATATCGCAATGCCCCAAGGAACACCACTTTATGCAATAGATGACGGAGTAATAACAAAGTTAGATGTCATTGGCGATCAGTCAACATATGGCCGGATGGTGAGGTTAGATACCGATAGCGGTCCTGATGTTGTCTACGGTCACTTGTCACAGGTCAACGTCAAGATAGGCGACCATGTGCAGGCTGGCGACATGCTAGGCCTTAGTGGTAACACAGGACACTCTACAGGCCCGCACTTGCATCTACAGGTGATCTCCGATGGGACTAATATGGACCCGACGCAAATCGTCCCAGCTGCGACCGACCCTGGATTTTGGCAAAGTGTAATGGATCAGATAAATGGATTTTCGGATTGGTTTATCGGCAAAGAGGCTGAGCTCATTGCTAAACCAGCTGGCAATATATTTATGTCCACTGTAAAGCATTTGTTTGAGCTTGTGAGCGTCCACTCTGCTGAGATTATTACGTTAGGTGTCTGTGCCTGTGCGGTCGGGATGATGGTCGGTCCGATAATTGGTAGTGGTAGTAAATGGATGGGGCGCATGTTTATAGTCTTTTGGGGTGGCGTGATATGGCGGATGGTTACATGA
- a CDS encoding transcriptional regulator, with translation MHGLGKKRSKYGRYLDSNGIDQGEICKETGLNKDTVSKACNEDDPKLRGITKEDLAEAARKLSGKNVDKGDFW, from the coding sequence ATGCATGGATTAGGAAAGAAAAGAAGCAAGTATGGGAGGTATCTGGATTCAAATGGGATAGATCAGGGAGAAATATGCAAAGAGACGGGGCTTAATAAGGATACTGTTTCGAAGGCGTGTAATGAGGATGACCCGAAATTGCGTGGGATTACTAAGGAGGATTTAGCTGAAGCAGCAAGAAAGCTGTCTGGGAAAAATGTAGATAAGGGCGATTTTTGGTAA
- a CDS encoding phage holin: MEHLQPYIDGVVGALVSLLVAFVIGVVAMLRVKVTAWLESRTNAQQREILHRLAQEGMAYAETAFKQSGGMEKLTEAFSYVFNRASNYGIKVGADTIRAAIEKAVLDYNAKVKGGGAG; the protein is encoded by the coding sequence TTGGAACATTTACAACCGTATATTGATGGTGTCGTGGGGGCTCTCGTGAGCCTCCTTGTTGCGTTTGTCATTGGTGTGGTTGCAATGTTGCGAGTTAAGGTCACGGCTTGGTTGGAGTCAAGGACGAACGCTCAGCAACGCGAGATATTGCATCGCTTGGCTCAGGAAGGGATGGCGTATGCTGAAACGGCTTTTAAGCAATCAGGAGGCATGGAGAAGCTAACCGAGGCTTTTTCCTACGTGTTTAACCGCGCGAGTAATTACGGTATCAAGGTAGGTGCGGATACAATCAGGGCAGCGATTGAAAAAGCAGTGTTGGACTATAACGCCAAGGTCAAGGGTGGCGGTGCGGGATGA
- a CDS encoding ParM/StbA family protein has protein sequence MSVVAIDAGNHETKFYDGKRFVQFPSILGYDWRERNLKQQQGEHDYEWEYKDQKGFAGTLALYESECAESRKGDSKAHPDALLRILIALHQFTDGIEHKIVVGQPIKTHTKEEKETIKEMIVGRHEIAVNGRKKHLLITRCEVAAEGVTAGLLVPGGGTVRVIDIGSGTVNFGTLIDRRFNDKGSFTLTNGMETVRTADPVSFGRQIALKALSNGWGKNDAVYLCGGGAEALQESLRAYFINAQLIIGDPVTANVRAFYLIAGKLYGQ, from the coding sequence ATGAGCGTGGTAGCAATAGATGCGGGTAATCATGAGACTAAGTTTTATGATGGTAAGCGATTCGTTCAGTTCCCTTCAATACTCGGATACGACTGGCGAGAACGCAACCTGAAACAACAGCAGGGCGAACATGATTACGAATGGGAGTACAAAGATCAGAAAGGTTTTGCAGGGACGCTTGCGCTGTATGAGAGCGAATGTGCGGAGAGTCGGAAAGGTGATAGCAAGGCGCATCCTGACGCGTTACTACGGATCCTTATCGCGTTGCATCAGTTTACGGACGGTATCGAGCATAAGATCGTTGTCGGGCAGCCGATCAAAACACACACGAAAGAGGAAAAAGAAACCATTAAAGAAATGATAGTTGGTCGGCATGAAATAGCGGTAAACGGTCGAAAGAAACATCTACTCATAACACGTTGTGAGGTGGCTGCTGAGGGCGTTACGGCTGGCTTGCTAGTGCCCGGTGGTGGCACAGTCCGCGTAATCGATATAGGCAGTGGCACAGTTAACTTCGGTACCTTGATTGATCGCCGGTTTAATGACAAGGGAAGCTTTACTTTAACAAATGGAATGGAGACTGTCCGAACTGCCGACCCCGTATCTTTTGGTCGTCAGATTGCCCTCAAGGCACTTTCTAATGGTTGGGGAAAGAATGATGCGGTGTATCTGTGCGGAGGCGGTGCAGAGGCGTTGCAGGAGTCACTACGTGCTTATTTCATTAATGCACAACTCATAATAGGCGATCCAGTAACAGCTAATGTAAGGGCATTCTATCTGATCGCGGGGAAGTTATATGGGCAATAA
- a CDS encoding DUF1906 domain-containing protein, whose product MIKHTRVRVKNKKFEEGPLQYSGSYTKANGWTDIRVADIPPGAVLRTDLVIAKGKTASAILSDLVSKYGGNWIVFNASYFNASSGDLLGRTYKDGKVIFAEVSGKTEKRPHLYRKNGKFGIGRQDSPVGLDWAVTGVPTLSAGGKAINPPRVEEKTPSDVPGVNPRMIVGIKADGTIGIIAVDGRGDVDRGLTSEESGIMAVSLGYPDSINLDGGGSATIATNNRQLLDALEIDKVAKKRNYHVSDMSAKQVQRVIHHAVAIQFDPGILFPKSKTLFGIDCATPLTGTTAKAVATEGAKFAVRYLVPKGYAWKRLTVAEVGHIQDAGLKVASVFQEGTAAPLGGAELGTIDGKKALSEAKLIGQPLSSAIFFAVDYDAKAADYDSFEAYLRAAQRELPGYHVGIYGHYGVIEEMAKRGACKYFWQTYAWSNGKKSDKAHLYQYKNDTKLGGVAVDFNEAYTEEVFWGSGVSVDSSDVPLITAIVYGKKIEGAKLIDGVTMLPLRAVADAIGGKVTWDQASNTATISK is encoded by the coding sequence ATGATTAAACATACTCGCGTTAGAGTCAAAAACAAAAAGTTTGAAGAGGGGCCACTGCAGTATAGCGGGTCTTATACTAAGGCTAACGGGTGGACAGATATCCGCGTAGCTGACATTCCCCCCGGCGCTGTACTTCGAACGGATCTTGTTATCGCAAAGGGCAAGACAGCTTCCGCAATCCTCTCAGACTTAGTGAGCAAATACGGAGGCAATTGGATCGTGTTCAACGCATCCTATTTCAATGCTTCATCTGGTGATCTGCTCGGTAGGACCTATAAAGATGGCAAGGTCATATTCGCAGAAGTTTCGGGGAAAACAGAGAAGCGTCCTCATCTATACCGAAAGAATGGCAAGTTCGGCATCGGTAGACAAGATAGTCCTGTAGGACTTGATTGGGCAGTTACTGGCGTTCCAACGCTGTCGGCTGGAGGTAAGGCAATCAACCCGCCAAGAGTGGAAGAAAAGACGCCATCTGACGTACCTGGTGTTAATCCTCGAATGATTGTTGGGATTAAGGCAGACGGCACAATCGGTATAATCGCGGTTGATGGTCGTGGTGATGTGGACCGTGGCCTAACTTCGGAAGAGTCCGGTATTATGGCTGTTAGTCTCGGATATCCAGATTCGATCAATCTGGACGGCGGTGGATCCGCTACAATCGCAACTAACAACAGACAACTACTTGATGCGCTGGAGATCGATAAGGTTGCTAAAAAGCGCAATTACCACGTATCGGATATGAGCGCGAAGCAAGTTCAGCGGGTTATACACCACGCGGTCGCTATTCAGTTTGATCCAGGTATTCTTTTCCCAAAGTCAAAAACCCTGTTCGGCATTGACTGTGCAACACCGCTGACAGGGACCACGGCAAAGGCTGTAGCTACTGAGGGCGCTAAGTTTGCTGTTAGGTATCTCGTGCCAAAGGGGTATGCTTGGAAGCGTCTGACCGTGGCAGAGGTCGGCCACATTCAAGATGCTGGATTGAAGGTCGCCTCGGTGTTCCAAGAGGGTACTGCAGCTCCTTTAGGCGGTGCTGAACTCGGTACGATTGACGGTAAGAAGGCACTATCTGAGGCTAAGTTGATCGGTCAGCCACTAAGTAGCGCGATCTTCTTTGCCGTAGACTATGATGCGAAGGCAGCTGATTACGATTCTTTCGAAGCATACTTGAGAGCTGCACAAAGGGAATTACCTGGCTATCATGTTGGGATATACGGTCACTACGGAGTAATCGAAGAGATGGCGAAACGCGGAGCATGCAAATACTTCTGGCAGACCTATGCTTGGTCTAACGGAAAGAAAAGCGATAAGGCCCATTTATACCAATACAAAAACGACACGAAGCTCGGCGGTGTAGCCGTCGATTTCAACGAAGCTTATACAGAAGAGGTATTTTGGGGTAGTGGTGTATCGGTGGATTCCAGTGACGTTCCCTTAATTACAGCCATCGTATACGGTAAGAAGATCGAGGGAGCAAAACTGATTGACGGTGTTACGATGCTACCACTCCGAGCTGTTGCGGATGCGATCGGTGGTAAGGTGACATGGGACCAAGCAAGTAATACTGCTACAATATCAAAGTAA
- a CDS encoding stalk domain-containing protein has translation MKKKLLLSLLIIGMLASASIGAYAATKMTLIVNGAKADVDPVVIKGVTYVPVRAAAQMLGADVKYDASTGTVTVTSKGSSPTQSTSAKKSYSVDIVVNSGPMILKISKVTLDPTYKANDYSAPIKAVVFDVSAENTTSETVHWYPSHGEIVTNTKEQARHSSDTNMINGEFKGKVIQSGKAVFEIKGDLTAITSMNYFIDAPFKVSLGDVGGKDEVIEIVLQ, from the coding sequence ATGAAAAAGAAACTTTTGCTATCACTATTGATTATTGGTATGTTGGCATCTGCTTCAATAGGAGCTTATGCTGCCACAAAAATGACCTTGATCGTGAATGGTGCGAAAGCAGATGTAGATCCTGTTGTCATTAAAGGCGTTACCTATGTACCAGTCAGGGCAGCAGCTCAAATGCTAGGCGCTGACGTTAAGTATGATGCTTCTACGGGAACGGTTACGGTCACTAGTAAAGGTAGTTCTCCTACACAATCAACATCAGCTAAGAAATCTTATAGCGTCGATATCGTGGTAAACAGTGGGCCGATGATCCTCAAAATATCCAAGGTCACACTTGATCCCACATATAAAGCGAATGACTATAGTGCACCGATTAAAGCTGTTGTGTTTGATGTGAGTGCCGAGAACACTACTAGCGAAACCGTCCATTGGTATCCTTCACATGGTGAAATCGTAACTAATACGAAAGAACAGGCTCGACATTCAAGTGATACCAATATGATTAATGGTGAGTTCAAGGGTAAGGTCATCCAATCGGGGAAAGCGGTATTCGAGATTAAAGGTGACCTCACAGCTATAACGAGCATGAATTATTTTATTGATGCACCTTTCAAGGTATCTCTTGGTGATGTCGGCGGTAAAGATGAAGTGATTGAGATAGTTCTCCAATAA